One genomic region from Quercus robur chromosome 4, dhQueRobu3.1, whole genome shotgun sequence encodes:
- the LOC126722204 gene encoding glycosyltransferase BC10-like, with amino-acid sequence MFSSTPFVLTFALFLTVPLLFLIAPQILPPKQVPLPPPNNELADLSLFSKATVASTSSQRSVHSRLGTHTNPKPKIAFLFLTNSDLTFSPLWEKFFNQNKNKHLFNIYIHADPSATITPPTGVFENKFIPEAMKTSRASPSLISAARRLIAKALLDDPLNLYFTLVSQHCIPIHSFDYVYNFLFHNTLNRNKRTKQPFSIFPNYQSFIEIISDDPNLLDRYNARGDNVMLPEVPFERFRVGSQFFTLNRKHALMVIKDKKYWKKFKLPCLNLDSCYPEEHYFPTLLSMEDPEGCTHYTLTNVNWTDSVDGHPHLYTPEEVSKELVYKLRESNSSYSYLFARKFAPECLKPLMEIADDVIFRD; translated from the coding sequence ATGTTCTCATCAACCCCATTTGTTCTCACCTTTGCTCTCTTCCTCACAGTCCCTCTCCTCTTCCTCATCGCCCCTCAGATCCTCCCACCCAAACAAGTCCCACTCCCTCCCCCAAACAACGAACTCGCAGACCTTTCCCTTTTCAGCAAAGCCACAGTCGCTTCCACTTCCTCACAGCGCTCAGTCCACTCTCGCCTGGGCACCCACaccaacccaaaacccaaaatcgcTTTCCTTTTCCTCACCAACTCCGATCTCACTTTCTCGCCCTTGTGGGAAAAGTTTTTCAACCAGAACAAAAACAAGCACCTCTTCAACATCTACATCCACGCCGACCCTTCCGCCACAATAACTCCCCCTACAGGCGTTTTCGAAAACAAGTTCATCCCCGAGGCCATGAAAACCTCACGCGCGTCGCCCTCGCTCATCTCTGCCGCGCGTAGGCTCATCGCCAAGGCCCTCCTCGACGACCCTCTGAACCTTTACTTCACACTCGTCTCGCAACACTGTATCCCAATCCACTCCTTCGACTACGTCTACAACTTCCTCTTCCACAACACCCTCAACCGAAACAAAAGAACCAAACAGCCATTCTCGATTTTCCCGAACTACCAAAGCTTCATCGAGATAATCTCGGACGACCCGAACTTGCTCGACAGGTACAACGCGCGCGGCGACAACGTCATGCTCCCCGAAGTCCCGTTCGAGCGATTCAGGGTCGGATCTCAGTTTTTCACGCTGAACCGAAAGCACGCTCTGATGGTCATCAAGGATaagaagtattggaagaagttCAAGCTTCCGTGCTTGAATCTCGACTCGTGTTACCCTGAAGAGCACTACTTTCCTACGCTCTTGTCCATGGAGGATCCTGAAGGGTGTACCCATTACACGCTCACGAATGTGAATTGGACTGACAGTGTTGATGGGCATCCCCACTTGTACACGCCCGAGGAAGTGTCGAAGGAGCTTGTGTACAAGTTGAGGGAATCGAATTCGAGTTACTCTTACCTTTTTGCAAGGAAGTTCGCCCCTGAATGCTTGAAGCCATTGATGGAGATCGCCGACGATGTTATTTTCCGAGACTGA